A single window of Hymenobacter sp. APR13 DNA harbors:
- a CDS encoding putative sulfate/molybdate transporter: protein MPLTAPAATRPRLRFDRNELAGALAGLGTDLPLLIGVIAASDIDSAGVLIMFGVMQIFSGVWYGMPMPVQPLKAFAALVIAQKIPGRVISGGGLAIGVSMLALSVSGLIDAVARLVPKPVIRGIQFGLALQLATLALKEYVPAAGLPGYALATAAFVVTVVLLGNRRWPAALVVLALGVAYGLLFQLDYATATRAIGLHLPTWHVPQAADVLTGAVLLALPQIPLSLGNSVLATRQVVEDYFPERRLTVRQISFTYGLMNLVNPFLGGFPVCHGSGGMVGHYTFGGRTGGSVVLYGALFVVLGLFFSQGFQQLVQIFPLPVLGVLLLFEALTLATLLRDISDSRAGLLLALLVGLLCSGLPYGYLVGLVVGTALHYAMQRGWVGLGK, encoded by the coding sequence ATGCCGCTTACCGCCCCCGCAGCCACCCGTCCGCGTCTTCGTTTCGACCGCAACGAGCTGGCGGGGGCGTTGGCGGGCCTGGGCACGGATCTGCCGCTGCTTATCGGCGTTATTGCCGCCTCGGACATTGACAGCGCGGGCGTGCTCATCATGTTCGGGGTGATGCAGATTTTCTCGGGCGTGTGGTACGGGATGCCCATGCCGGTGCAGCCGCTCAAGGCTTTTGCTGCGCTGGTCATTGCCCAGAAAATCCCGGGCCGCGTGATTTCGGGGGGCGGGCTGGCCATTGGCGTGAGCATGCTGGCTCTGTCGGTTTCGGGGCTGATTGATGCGGTGGCGCGGCTGGTGCCCAAGCCCGTTATCCGGGGTATTCAGTTCGGGCTGGCGTTGCAGCTGGCCACGCTGGCGCTCAAGGAATACGTGCCCGCCGCCGGCCTGCCGGGCTACGCGCTGGCCACGGCCGCGTTTGTGGTGACGGTGGTGCTGCTGGGAAACCGGCGCTGGCCGGCCGCGCTGGTGGTGCTGGCCCTGGGCGTGGCCTACGGGCTGCTGTTTCAGCTGGATTACGCCACCGCTACCCGCGCCATCGGGCTACATCTGCCCACTTGGCATGTGCCGCAGGCAGCCGATGTGCTGACGGGCGCGGTGCTGCTGGCCCTGCCCCAGATTCCGCTGTCGTTGGGCAACTCGGTGCTGGCGACCCGGCAGGTGGTGGAGGATTACTTCCCGGAGCGCCGCCTCACGGTGCGGCAAATCAGCTTCACCTACGGCCTTATGAACCTCGTGAACCCGTTTCTGGGGGGCTTTCCGGTGTGCCACGGCTCGGGCGGCATGGTGGGGCACTACACGTTTGGCGGGCGCACGGGCGGCTCGGTGGTGCTCTACGGCGCGCTGTTCGTGGTGCTGGGTTTGTTCTTCAGCCAAGGCTTTCAGCAACTGGTGCAGATTTTTCCGCTGCCGGTGCTGGGCGTGCTGCTGCTGTTCGAGGCCCTCACCCTGGCCACCCTGCTGCGCGACATCAGCGACTCGCGGGCCGGCTTATTGCTGGCTTTGCTGGTGGGCTTGCTGTGCAGTGGGCTGCCATATGGCTATCTTGTGGGCCTGGTAGTGGGCACGGCGCTGCACTACGCCATGCAGCGCGGCTGGGTGGGGCTGGGCAAATAA
- the moeB gene encoding molybdopterin-synthase adenylyltransferase MoeB, producing MLTSEERQIYRRHLQLPEIGEAGQEKLKAARVLVVGAGGLGCPILQYLAAAGVGTLGIVDADKVDRSNLQRQILYGPADLGQPKAATAAQALRRLNPLINTEVFNCRLTLGNVRELVGKFDVVVDGSDNFPTRYLLNDACVSFDKPLISGAIYKFEGQVSVFNYRGGPTYRCLFPQPPSAQEAPNCDATGVLGVLPGLVGLAQATEALKVVLGIGEVLSGRLWLFDALTFQTRTLKFARRPEQAVLNLDTANTADYAELCGVGVTSISVAELHERLASAHPPFLLDVREPHEFAAGHLPGATLLPLSTLERGVATLPKHHPVVVYCRSGARSTKAVERLQTEFGLTNLLNLEGGMLAWEDAAMGDEVMR from the coding sequence ATGCTCACTTCCGAAGAACGTCAGATTTACCGTCGCCACCTGCAGCTGCCCGAAATCGGGGAGGCGGGCCAGGAGAAGCTGAAGGCGGCCCGCGTGCTGGTGGTGGGCGCCGGTGGCCTGGGCTGCCCTATTCTGCAGTACCTGGCCGCCGCCGGCGTGGGCACGCTCGGCATCGTGGATGCCGACAAAGTGGACCGCAGCAACCTGCAGCGGCAGATTCTGTACGGCCCCGCCGACCTGGGCCAGCCCAAAGCCGCTACCGCCGCCCAGGCCCTGCGCCGCCTCAATCCGCTCATCAATACGGAGGTGTTCAACTGCCGCCTGACGCTGGGCAACGTGCGCGAGCTGGTCGGCAAGTTCGACGTGGTGGTGGACGGCTCCGACAACTTCCCGACCCGCTATCTGCTCAACGATGCCTGCGTGAGCTTCGATAAGCCGCTGATTTCGGGGGCCATCTACAAGTTCGAGGGGCAGGTGTCGGTGTTCAACTACCGGGGCGGCCCCACCTACCGCTGCCTGTTTCCGCAGCCACCCTCGGCCCAAGAAGCGCCTAACTGCGACGCCACCGGCGTGCTGGGCGTGCTGCCCGGCCTGGTGGGTCTGGCCCAGGCCACCGAGGCCCTGAAGGTGGTGCTGGGCATTGGCGAGGTGCTCAGCGGCCGCCTTTGGCTGTTCGATGCCCTCACGTTTCAGACCCGCACCCTCAAGTTTGCCCGTCGCCCCGAGCAGGCCGTCCTCAACCTCGACACCGCCAACACCGCCGACTACGCCGAGTTGTGCGGGGTGGGCGTCACCAGCATTTCGGTGGCGGAGCTGCACGAGCGGTTGGCCTCGGCGCACCCGCCGTTTCTGCTGGATGTGCGCGAGCCCCACGAATTTGCCGCCGGCCACCTGCCCGGCGCCACGCTGCTGCCCCTGAGCACGCTGGAACGTGGCGTGGCTACCCTGCCCAAACACCATCCGGTGGTGGTGTACTGCCGCAGCGGAGCCCGCAGCACCAAGGCCGTAGAGCGCCTCCAAACCGAGTTCGGCCTCACCAACCTGCTGAATCTGGAAGGCGGCATGCTGGCCTGGGAGGATGCAGCAATGGGTGACGAGGTGATGAGGTAA
- the fdhD gene encoding formate dehydrogenase accessory sulfurtransferase FdhD, with product MSAPVFLPPTSYDYVTVHKVQGETVTEASDVLAAEEPLEIRLGYGPADQRQHRTLSITMRTPGHDFELAAGFLFTEGIIRSRQDLQGVIYCPDVEKEEERENVVRAELAPTASPDLPRLERHFYTSSSCGVCGKTSIEAVHAAACPVLPAAGPYVPAGVLHQLPERQRAAQDLFEQTGGLHAAALFSPEGELLLLREDVGRHNALDKVIGAALFQELLPLHNAVLLVSGRASFELVQKAAVAGIPVLAAVGAPSSLAVSAARDFGMTLCGFVRQNRYNIYCHDWRIKQAGDERKATR from the coding sequence GTGTCTGCTCCCGTTTTCCTACCCCCTACCAGTTACGACTACGTTACCGTGCACAAGGTGCAGGGCGAAACCGTAACCGAAGCCTCCGATGTGCTGGCCGCCGAGGAACCGCTGGAAATCCGCCTCGGCTACGGCCCCGCCGACCAGCGCCAGCACCGCACCCTCAGCATCACGATGCGCACGCCCGGCCACGATTTCGAGCTGGCGGCCGGCTTCCTGTTCACTGAGGGCATTATCCGCAGCCGCCAGGACTTGCAGGGCGTCATCTACTGCCCCGACGTGGAGAAGGAAGAGGAGCGCGAAAACGTGGTGCGCGCCGAGCTGGCCCCCACCGCCTCCCCCGATCTGCCGCGCCTGGAGCGCCACTTCTACACCAGCAGCAGCTGCGGCGTCTGCGGCAAAACCAGCATCGAGGCGGTGCACGCGGCGGCCTGCCCGGTGCTGCCCGCCGCGGGCCCCTATGTACCGGCCGGCGTACTGCACCAGCTGCCCGAGCGGCAGCGCGCCGCCCAGGACTTGTTCGAGCAGACCGGCGGCCTGCACGCGGCGGCCCTGTTTTCGCCGGAAGGCGAGCTGTTATTGCTGCGCGAAGACGTAGGCCGCCACAATGCCCTCGATAAAGTAATTGGCGCGGCGCTGTTCCAAGAGCTGCTGCCGCTGCACAATGCCGTGCTGCTGGTCAGCGGCCGGGCCTCGTTCGAGCTGGTGCAGAAGGCGGCCGTAGCCGGCATTCCGGTGCTGGCCGCCGTGGGGGCCCCCAGCTCCCTGGCCGTCTCCGCCGCCCGCGACTTCGGCATGACGCTCTGCGGCTTCGTGCGCCAGAACCGCTACAACATCTACTGCCACGACTGGCGCATCAAGCAGGCCGGTGACGAGCGGAAGGCTACCAGGTAG
- a CDS encoding DUF7009 family protein, which translates to MKLRLEDNTLRLRLDEPEVAAFRQQGWLETVVPLGLTAADFLTYTLERDPTVPALAVRHEAGRVRVLVPATVADGWTSSEAISLRGTQEVADNQVVHILVEKDLGCKH; encoded by the coding sequence ATGAAGCTCCGCCTCGAAGACAATACGCTGCGCCTGCGCCTGGATGAGCCGGAAGTAGCCGCCTTCCGGCAACAGGGCTGGCTAGAAACGGTAGTGCCCCTGGGCCTGACCGCCGCCGACTTCCTTACGTATACCCTCGAACGCGACCCAACGGTGCCGGCCCTGGCCGTGCGCCACGAGGCGGGCCGCGTGCGGGTGCTGGTGCCGGCCACGGTGGCCGACGGCTGGACTTCCTCGGAAGCCATCAGCCTGCGCGGCACGCAGGAAGTTGCTGACAACCAAGTAGTCCATATCTTGGTAGAAAAGGACCTGGGCTGTAAACATTAG
- a CDS encoding FdhF/YdeP family oxidoreductase yields the protein MEDSPKSDPTQAGHQQQQKAENAPKSGERSDQGEAPAPDHYRPDPQSMRDESNITPAEVANAKYTNPILAQPPEALTGLTLDAPAKIAAGVTAVLKSMEFSWKEGGLDRGTRGLLKMNQKDGFDCSSCAWPDPDDHRSVAEFCENGAKATASDADDKAAGPEFFAKHSLAQLSQMTDRDQNNAGRLTHPMVKRPGDNHYSPIAWADAFNIIAKELNALDSPDEALFYTSGKVPNEPAFLFQLFAKQFGTNNLPDCSNMCHESSGAALSPTLGLGKGSVTLNDIYEAEVILIIGQNPGTNHPRMLSALQKAKKNGAKIISINPLLEAGLNHFKNPQDFMNPFKALGALLGDGTQITDLFLQVRVDGDMALLRGIMKHLFEAEDLNPGQVVDRPFIDKYTTGFESFEQNIRNTPWEDIEELSGISRAQLLEAANIIAPKQKIITCWAMGVTQQRQGVQTIQEIVNLQLMKGAIGKPGAGTCPVRGHSNVQGDRTMGVWEQPTKAFQDALGKEFNFQPPYEHGLDVVDSIKAMYKGKTKVYFSLGGNLLAAGPDTEVIAEGMRKQKLTVFVGTKLNRGHLVTGETSLLLPCFTHADVDMQRSGHQMTSCENSMGVVSQNKGILVPLEGQMMSEVAIIAGVAIATLGEKTNIADWVAMTENYDVIRDHISRVIPGFENFNEKLRRPGGFYLPNGPRERKFTTKNGKANFTTTEFQKYQRELEPGQLVMMTVRSHDQFNTTIYDYNDRYRGVTGERRVLFMNEQDMAERGLKSKDLIDITSHYLGSTRTVEKFLAIPYDIPKGNVAAYFPEANPLVPIASVAKTSNTPTSKYVVVTVVPAHKTVGAPVELRVQAEATA from the coding sequence ATGGAAGATTCCCCAAAATCCGACCCAACCCAGGCCGGCCACCAGCAGCAGCAAAAAGCGGAAAATGCCCCTAAAAGCGGCGAACGGAGCGACCAGGGCGAGGCTCCGGCTCCCGACCATTACCGCCCCGACCCCCAGAGTATGCGCGACGAAAGCAACATCACGCCGGCCGAAGTGGCCAACGCCAAATACACCAACCCCATTCTGGCCCAGCCGCCGGAAGCCCTGACCGGCCTGACGCTGGATGCCCCGGCCAAAATAGCGGCCGGCGTAACAGCCGTGCTCAAAAGCATGGAGTTCAGCTGGAAGGAAGGCGGCCTCGACCGGGGCACGCGCGGCCTGCTCAAAATGAATCAGAAGGATGGTTTCGACTGCTCCAGCTGCGCTTGGCCCGACCCCGACGACCACCGCTCGGTAGCGGAGTTCTGCGAGAACGGGGCCAAAGCCACCGCCTCGGACGCCGACGACAAGGCTGCCGGCCCTGAGTTCTTCGCCAAGCACAGCCTGGCCCAGCTTTCCCAGATGACGGACCGCGACCAGAACAACGCCGGCCGCCTCACGCACCCCATGGTGAAGCGCCCCGGCGACAACCACTACTCGCCCATTGCCTGGGCCGATGCCTTCAACATCATTGCCAAGGAGCTGAACGCGCTGGACTCGCCCGACGAGGCCCTGTTCTACACCTCGGGCAAAGTGCCCAACGAGCCGGCCTTCCTGTTCCAGCTCTTCGCCAAGCAGTTCGGCACCAACAACCTGCCCGACTGCTCCAACATGTGCCACGAAAGCAGCGGCGCGGCCCTGAGCCCCACTTTGGGCTTGGGCAAAGGCTCCGTCACGCTCAACGACATCTACGAGGCTGAGGTGATTCTCATCATCGGCCAGAACCCGGGCACCAACCACCCGCGCATGCTGTCGGCCCTGCAGAAGGCCAAGAAGAACGGGGCTAAAATCATCAGCATCAACCCACTGCTGGAAGCCGGCCTCAACCACTTCAAGAACCCGCAGGATTTCATGAACCCCTTCAAGGCGCTGGGCGCGTTGCTGGGCGACGGCACCCAAATCACCGACCTGTTCCTGCAGGTGCGCGTGGATGGCGACATGGCCCTGCTGCGCGGCATCATGAAGCACCTGTTCGAGGCCGAGGACCTGAACCCCGGACAGGTAGTAGACCGCCCGTTCATCGACAAGTACACCACCGGCTTCGAGTCGTTCGAGCAGAACATCCGCAACACGCCGTGGGAGGATATTGAGGAGTTGAGCGGCATTTCGCGGGCCCAGCTGCTGGAAGCGGCCAACATCATTGCCCCCAAGCAGAAAATCATCACCTGCTGGGCCATGGGCGTGACGCAGCAGCGTCAGGGCGTACAGACGATTCAGGAAATCGTGAACCTGCAGCTCATGAAGGGCGCCATCGGCAAGCCCGGCGCGGGCACCTGCCCGGTGCGCGGCCACTCCAACGTGCAGGGCGACCGGACGATGGGCGTGTGGGAGCAGCCGACCAAGGCTTTCCAGGATGCGCTGGGCAAGGAGTTCAACTTCCAGCCGCCCTACGAGCACGGCCTCGACGTAGTCGATTCCATCAAGGCCATGTACAAAGGCAAAACCAAGGTGTACTTCAGCCTGGGCGGCAACCTGCTCGCCGCCGGCCCCGATACCGAAGTCATTGCCGAAGGTATGCGCAAGCAGAAGCTCACCGTCTTCGTGGGCACCAAGCTCAACCGCGGCCACCTCGTGACTGGCGAAACCAGCCTGTTGCTGCCCTGCTTCACCCACGCCGACGTGGACATGCAGCGCAGCGGCCACCAGATGACCTCCTGCGAAAACTCGATGGGCGTGGTGAGCCAGAACAAAGGCATTCTGGTGCCACTCGAAGGCCAGATGATGAGCGAAGTGGCTATCATTGCCGGCGTGGCCATTGCCACCTTGGGCGAGAAAACCAACATTGCCGACTGGGTGGCCATGACGGAGAACTACGACGTCATCCGTGACCACATCAGCCGCGTGATTCCGGGCTTCGAGAACTTCAACGAGAAGCTGCGCCGCCCCGGCGGTTTCTACCTGCCCAACGGCCCCCGCGAGCGGAAGTTCACCACCAAGAACGGCAAGGCCAACTTCACCACCACCGAGTTCCAGAAGTACCAGCGCGAGCTGGAGCCCGGCCAGCTGGTGATGATGACCGTGCGCAGCCACGACCAGTTCAACACCACCATCTACGACTACAACGACCGGTACCGGGGCGTGACGGGCGAGCGGCGCGTGCTGTTCATGAACGAGCAGGACATGGCTGAGCGCGGCCTCAAGTCCAAGGACCTGATTGACATCACCAGTCATTACCTGGGCTCCACCCGCACCGTGGAGAAGTTCCTGGCCATTCCCTACGATATTCCGAAGGGCAATGTGGCCGCCTACTTCCCCGAGGCCAACCCGCTGGTGCCCATTGCCAGCGTAGCCAAAACCAGCAACACCCCCACCTCGAAGTACGTGGTGGTAACCGTAGTGCCCGCCCACAAAACCGTTGGCGCGCCGGTAGAGCTGCGCGTTCAGGCTGAGGCCACCGCATAA
- a CDS encoding BamA/TamA family outer membrane protein encodes MKPSSSRSNAAPVASPAPPAGASRLWRSWAALTALLLGAGCSGTKFIPEGSYLYTGSSVKVQSAEPIPNEAALTTELTSVIAPKPNAAIPLLGARPKLYFWHMGEGKTKGLGKWLADKYGEKPVLLSEVDTQKVKSLMANRLNNNGYFKPVVHSKVQKKDRTATVDYLAQVGKPYLIKQIQYPERDTLLDRAIRATQAGSLLKVGDPYNLQTLINERIRIDGELKNQGYYYFTPDYLLFQVDSTLDNQANIYVKVKGTIPKRAAQPYVLNRVSLNTDYSLSDTASQGRQPIMYEGYRYFPDEKVFKAKAITNATFLYPDSLYRRRRADQTLSRLMSLGTFKFVDIRFRPARNQPDSAEYGHLNAFVRMTQVPKKSLRGEVALVSKSNGFVGPGFRVQFRNRSALRGAEQLLVNVTGAFENQTRTGTNAIGLTSYELGVDAQLIVPRLITPPFDIRLRNSDFQPRTTFGAGYKYVQRLEAFKQDAFSLNYGYTWKTNITNEHELRPIDLQYLRLGGVSDTFQARLDKNAFLANSFRQQFILGSSYRYTYNQQALEQRRNQIYFSGGIEVSGNAAYLLSNLTGQTKETNPDGTKAYTLIGQQFSQYSKIDLEVRNYFRISSNPTSGNKIATRVLIGAGLPYLNSRVLPYLKQYGIGGPNSVRAYAARGIGPGTYRANTDRSTSFYDQVGDLRFEANAEYRQDLFPYVKGALFVDAGNIWLLNEDVDRPGGQFEPSKFLNQLAIGAGAGIRIDVQFFVIRFDAAVPVRAPYGTPDDKAPRLNIAIGYPF; translated from the coding sequence ATGAAGCCTTCTTCCTCTCGTAGCAATGCTGCTCCGGTAGCCTCTCCGGCCCCACCTGCCGGGGCTTCCCGGCTGTGGCGGTCCTGGGCAGCGCTGACGGCCCTGCTTCTGGGGGCGGGCTGCTCTGGCACCAAATTCATCCCCGAAGGCAGTTACCTCTACACCGGCAGTAGCGTGAAGGTGCAGTCGGCGGAGCCCATCCCCAACGAGGCCGCCCTCACCACCGAGCTTACCTCCGTTATTGCCCCCAAGCCCAACGCCGCCATTCCACTGCTCGGCGCCCGCCCCAAGCTGTATTTCTGGCATATGGGCGAAGGCAAAACCAAAGGCTTGGGCAAGTGGCTGGCTGATAAATACGGCGAAAAACCGGTGCTGCTGAGCGAGGTGGACACCCAGAAGGTGAAAAGCCTGATGGCCAACCGCCTCAACAACAACGGCTACTTCAAGCCCGTGGTGCACAGTAAGGTGCAGAAGAAGGACCGCACGGCCACCGTCGACTACCTGGCGCAGGTGGGCAAGCCCTACCTCATCAAGCAGATTCAGTACCCGGAGCGCGACACCCTGCTCGACCGCGCCATCCGCGCCACCCAGGCCGGCTCGCTGTTGAAAGTCGGCGACCCGTACAACCTGCAAACCCTCATCAACGAGCGGATCCGGATCGACGGCGAGCTGAAAAACCAGGGCTACTACTACTTCACCCCCGACTACCTGCTGTTTCAGGTCGACAGTACCCTCGACAACCAGGCCAATATTTATGTGAAGGTGAAGGGCACGATTCCGAAGCGTGCGGCCCAGCCCTACGTGCTCAACCGCGTGAGCTTGAACACCGATTATTCGCTTTCCGACACAGCTTCGCAGGGACGCCAGCCTATCATGTATGAGGGCTACCGTTACTTCCCTGATGAGAAGGTGTTCAAGGCGAAGGCCATCACCAACGCCACCTTCCTCTACCCCGACAGCCTCTACCGCCGCCGCCGCGCCGACCAGACCCTGAGCCGCCTCATGAGCCTGGGCACGTTTAAGTTCGTGGACATCCGCTTCCGTCCCGCCCGCAACCAGCCCGACTCGGCCGAATACGGCCACCTCAACGCCTTCGTGCGCATGACGCAGGTTCCCAAGAAAAGCCTGCGCGGCGAAGTGGCCTTGGTCAGCAAGTCTAACGGCTTCGTTGGCCCCGGCTTCCGGGTGCAGTTCCGCAACCGCTCAGCCCTGCGCGGCGCCGAGCAGCTGTTGGTCAACGTCACCGGCGCCTTCGAAAACCAGACCCGCACCGGCACCAACGCCATAGGCCTCACTTCCTATGAGCTGGGGGTGGATGCGCAGCTTATCGTGCCGCGGCTCATTACCCCGCCCTTCGATATTCGTCTGCGCAACTCCGACTTCCAGCCCCGCACCACTTTCGGCGCCGGCTACAAGTATGTGCAGCGCCTGGAGGCTTTCAAGCAGGACGCATTCAGCCTCAACTACGGCTACACCTGGAAAACCAACATCACAAACGAGCATGAACTGCGCCCGATCGACCTACAGTACTTGCGCTTAGGGGGCGTTTCTGATACCTTCCAGGCGCGGCTCGATAAGAATGCCTTCCTGGCCAACAGCTTCCGCCAGCAGTTCATCTTGGGCAGCAGCTACCGCTACACCTACAACCAGCAGGCCCTGGAGCAGCGCCGCAACCAGATTTATTTCAGCGGGGGCATCGAGGTTTCCGGCAATGCCGCCTACCTGCTCAGCAACCTCACCGGCCAGACCAAGGAAACCAACCCCGACGGCACCAAAGCCTACACGCTCATCGGCCAGCAGTTTTCACAGTACTCCAAGATTGATCTGGAAGTGCGTAACTACTTCCGCATTTCCTCCAACCCCACTAGCGGCAACAAGATTGCCACCCGCGTGCTCATTGGCGCCGGCCTGCCCTACCTGAATTCCCGCGTGCTGCCCTACCTCAAGCAATATGGCATCGGCGGCCCCAACAGCGTCCGTGCCTACGCCGCCCGCGGCATCGGCCCCGGCACCTACAGAGCTAATACCGACCGTTCCACTAGCTTCTATGACCAAGTCGGCGACTTACGCTTCGAGGCCAACGCCGAATATCGACAAGATCTGTTTCCCTATGTGAAGGGTGCACTGTTCGTGGATGCCGGCAATATCTGGCTACTCAATGAAGATGTAGACCGTCCCGGGGGCCAATTTGAGCCCAGTAAATTCCTCAACCAGCTAGCCATCGGCGCCGGCGCCGGCATCCGCATCGACGTGCAGTTCTTCGTCATCCGCTTCGATGCCGCCGTCCCCGTCCGCGCCCCTTACGGCACTCCAGACGACAAAGCACCACGCCTGAACATCGCCATTGGCTATCCTTTCTAG